A window from Aureibacillus halotolerans encodes these proteins:
- the topA gene encoding type I DNA topoisomerase: MADYLVIVESPAKAKTIEKYLGKKYKVKASMGHVRDLPKSQMGVDVTAHFEPKYITIRGKGPVLKDLKTAAKKAKKIYLAADPDREGEAIAWHLAHSLNIDETSACRVVFNEITKEAVKESFKHPRAINMNLVDSQQARRILDRLVGYNISPLLWKKVKKGLSAGRVQSVAVRLIIERENEIKAFNPEEYWTIPAQMKKGNKEFEANFCGYGGKKQPLSTREDVDAVLAKMDGDEMLVSSVSKKERRRNPAPPFTTSSLQQEAARKLNFRAKKTMMLAQQLYEGIDLGKEGTVGLITYMRTDSTRISNTALEEVKNYVEETYGKEYAYNRPVSKGKSEKTQDAHEAVRPTATMRAPSELKKYLKRDQLRLYKLIWERFVASQMAPAVMDTMSVDMTNNDVVFRATGSKVKFPGFMKVYVEGNDDNTKEEDRILPPLEEGDKVSTSDIDPKQHYTQPPPRYTEARLVKTLEELGIGRPSTFAPTLDTIQRRNYVALDNKRFIPTELGEIVLDLILEFFPQIIDVNFTAEMERSLDDIEEGGKEWEKVIDQFYQDFEKRLLVAEKEMQEVEIEDEPAGIDCDKCGSPMVIKMGRYGKFMACSNFPDCRNTKPIVKEIGVPCPTCKEGQIVERKSKKGRIFYGCDRFPECEFISWDKPISRPCPKCESLLVEKKIKKGKQIQCTSCDYKEEPQE; this comes from the coding sequence ATGGCAGATTACCTTGTCATCGTGGAATCGCCTGCAAAGGCGAAGACCATTGAAAAATACTTAGGCAAAAAATACAAAGTTAAAGCATCTATGGGACATGTGCGCGATCTGCCCAAAAGTCAAATGGGCGTTGACGTAACGGCTCATTTCGAACCCAAATATATTACTATACGCGGCAAAGGTCCTGTATTGAAAGATTTAAAAACCGCCGCAAAAAAAGCGAAAAAAATCTATCTTGCAGCTGACCCGGATCGCGAAGGGGAAGCCATTGCCTGGCATTTGGCTCACAGCTTAAACATTGATGAAACAAGTGCTTGTCGCGTCGTTTTTAATGAAATTACGAAAGAGGCCGTAAAGGAATCATTTAAACATCCAAGGGCAATCAATATGAATCTCGTTGATTCACAGCAGGCACGACGAATTCTTGATCGATTGGTTGGCTATAATATCTCACCATTGCTCTGGAAAAAAGTGAAAAAGGGCTTAAGTGCAGGGCGTGTTCAATCTGTAGCTGTTCGCCTGATCATTGAACGTGAAAATGAAATTAAAGCGTTCAATCCTGAAGAATATTGGACGATCCCAGCGCAAATGAAAAAGGGAAACAAGGAATTTGAAGCTAATTTTTGTGGGTATGGAGGCAAAAAGCAACCGTTGTCTACACGCGAGGACGTCGATGCTGTCTTAGCGAAAATGGATGGCGATGAAATGCTCGTCTCTTCTGTCTCAAAAAAGGAGAGACGCCGCAACCCTGCTCCTCCATTTACGACATCGTCCCTGCAGCAGGAGGCTGCGCGCAAGCTGAATTTCCGTGCTAAAAAGACAATGATGCTCGCTCAGCAACTCTATGAGGGGATTGATCTTGGAAAGGAAGGGACAGTCGGTTTAATCACGTATATGCGTACGGACTCTACTCGTATTTCGAATACAGCCCTTGAGGAAGTAAAAAATTACGTTGAAGAGACCTATGGCAAAGAGTATGCTTATAACCGTCCTGTTTCAAAGGGAAAATCCGAGAAAACACAAGATGCTCACGAAGCCGTGAGACCAACAGCTACTATGCGAGCGCCATCAGAGCTCAAAAAGTATCTAAAGCGAGACCAACTTCGTTTGTATAAACTCATTTGGGAACGTTTTGTGGCCAGTCAAATGGCTCCTGCTGTAATGGACACGATGTCTGTCGATATGACAAACAATGATGTTGTGTTTAGAGCGACAGGCTCAAAAGTTAAATTTCCAGGCTTTATGAAAGTATATGTAGAAGGAAATGATGACAATACGAAGGAAGAAGATCGGATTTTACCTCCTTTAGAAGAAGGGGACAAAGTGTCCACTTCCGACATAGATCCAAAACAACACTACACACAACCGCCTCCTCGCTACACAGAGGCGAGACTTGTAAAAACGTTAGAGGAGCTAGGTATAGGCCGTCCTTCAACCTTTGCTCCAACGCTCGATACCATCCAACGTCGTAATTATGTAGCACTTGACAATAAACGCTTTATTCCTACGGAGCTTGGCGAAATTGTACTCGATCTCATTCTAGAGTTTTTCCCGCAAATCATTGATGTGAACTTCACGGCAGAAATGGAAAGAAGCCTCGATGACATTGAAGAAGGCGGAAAAGAGTGGGAAAAGGTCATTGATCAATTTTATCAAGACTTTGAAAAACGACTTTTAGTCGCTGAAAAGGAAATGCAGGAAGTTGAAATTGAAGATGAGCCAGCTGGCATTGATTGTGATAAATGTGGATCGCCGATGGTCATAAAAATGGGACGTTACGGCAAGTTTATGGCTTGCTCCAACTTTCCGGACTGTCGAAATACGAAACCAATCGTTAAAGAAATAGGTGTCCCTTGCCCAACCTGTAAAGAAGGTCAGATTGTAGAACGTAAAAGTAAAAAAGGTCGCATTTTTTACGGCTGCGATCGCTTTCCGGAATGCGAATTTATTTCGTGGGATAAACCAATATCAAGACCATGTCCAAAATGTGAATCCCTGCTTGTGGAAAAGAAAATTAAAAAAGGCAAGCAAATTCAATGTACAAGCTGTGATTACAAAGAAGAGCCTCAAGAGTAG
- the trmFO gene encoding FADH(2)-oxidizing methylenetetrahydrofolate--tRNA-(uracil(54)-C(5))-methyltransferase TrmFO, translating to MSEKKVHVIGAGLAGSEAAWQLAKRGISVVLHEMRPVKQTPAHHTDKFAELVCSNSLRANALTNAVGVLKEEMRLLDSVIVSAADASSVPAGGALAVDRHEFAARVTQQVKEHPLVTVVSEEVQSIPDGPTIVATGPLTSEAFGSSLRALTGEEDLYFFDAAAPILEKDSIDLEKVYLKSRYDKGEAAYLNCPMTEDEFNRFYDALIAAETVPVKEFEKEIFFEGCMPVEVMANRGRQTLLFGPMKPVGLEDPKTGKRPFAVVQLRQDDAAGTLYNIVGFQTHMKWGPQKEVLRLIPGLENAEIVRYGVMHRNTFINSPKLLKATYQYKDRDDLFFAGQMTGVEGYVESAASGLVAGINAARLVQGEEPIIMPTNTAMGSLANYITSADSTNFQPMNVNFGLFPSLETRIKNKQERNQAIAERALESIQNFELIR from the coding sequence ATGAGTGAAAAAAAAGTACATGTTATCGGTGCTGGTCTCGCGGGAAGTGAAGCGGCTTGGCAATTAGCCAAGCGCGGCATTTCTGTCGTATTACATGAGATGCGTCCAGTGAAACAGACCCCAGCACACCATACAGATAAATTTGCAGAGCTAGTTTGTAGCAACTCTCTGCGCGCCAATGCATTGACAAATGCAGTCGGTGTATTAAAAGAAGAAATGCGCTTGCTTGATTCCGTTATTGTTTCGGCAGCAGATGCCAGTTCAGTTCCAGCCGGTGGCGCCTTAGCTGTTGACCGTCATGAATTTGCTGCTCGCGTCACGCAACAAGTCAAAGAACACCCACTCGTCACCGTCGTTTCAGAAGAGGTTCAGTCCATACCAGATGGTCCAACAATTGTAGCTACAGGGCCACTTACGTCTGAGGCGTTTGGATCGTCACTACGTGCTCTGACTGGCGAAGAGGATTTATACTTTTTTGATGCCGCAGCACCTATTCTTGAAAAAGACTCCATTGATCTTGAGAAAGTCTATTTAAAATCACGCTATGATAAAGGTGAAGCGGCATACTTAAATTGCCCTATGACGGAAGACGAATTCAATCGCTTTTACGACGCCCTTATCGCTGCGGAAACTGTTCCAGTGAAGGAATTTGAAAAAGAAATCTTCTTTGAAGGCTGTATGCCTGTTGAAGTGATGGCAAACCGAGGACGTCAAACGCTGTTGTTCGGCCCGATGAAACCGGTTGGTCTAGAGGATCCAAAAACCGGCAAACGACCTTTTGCTGTCGTACAGTTGCGTCAGGATGATGCGGCAGGAACACTTTACAATATTGTCGGTTTTCAGACACATATGAAATGGGGCCCTCAAAAAGAGGTGCTGCGCCTGATTCCAGGATTGGAAAACGCTGAAATTGTCCGCTATGGCGTTATGCACCGCAATACATTTATTAATTCTCCTAAGCTATTAAAAGCGACCTACCAATATAAAGACCGTGATGATTTGTTTTTTGCCGGCCAAATGACAGGTGTGGAAGGGTATGTAGAGTCTGCTGCCTCCGGGCTCGTTGCAGGCATCAATGCAGCGCGTCTTGTCCAAGGAGAAGAACCTATCATTATGCCAACAAATACGGCAATGGGAAGTCTAGCAAATTATATTACGTCTGCTGATTCAACGAATTTTCAGCCGATGAACGTTAACTTTGGTCTTTTCCCTTCGTTAGAAACACGGATAAAAAATAAGCAAGAACGGAACCAAGCGATTGCCGAACGTGCACTGGAGTCAATTCAGAATTTTGAATTAATCCGATGA
- the xerC gene encoding tyrosine recombinase XerC, translated as MFTNVHQCKNEVDQFLTYLRVEKLYSTHTLTNYEKDIAQFVQYMEQQQTETFAAVSYADVRAYLTILYRKNYARKTVARKMSALRSLYHFLMRESLVTENPFVFSHIPKAERKLPQFLYEKELNQLFLVSDQSTELGQRNQALLELLYATGIRVSECIGINLEDIDFSVEAVLIRGKGRKERFVPFGSFAHEALRMYLNEGRPILLEKAPQASSALFLNHRGGRLSDRSVREVLNKLVQEAALHIHISPHTLRHTFATHMLNEGADLRSVQELLGHKNLSTTQMYTHVTKDRLRQVYQHTHPRA; from the coding sequence ATGTTCACCAATGTACACCAATGCAAAAATGAGGTTGATCAGTTTCTAACATATCTTCGTGTAGAGAAGCTTTATTCCACTCATACGTTGACAAACTATGAGAAAGATATTGCACAGTTTGTTCAGTATATGGAGCAGCAACAGACCGAAACGTTTGCTGCTGTTTCCTATGCAGACGTAAGAGCGTATTTAACGATCCTTTATCGAAAAAATTATGCTAGAAAAACGGTCGCTCGTAAAATGTCTGCGCTACGTAGTCTCTACCATTTTCTGATGAGAGAATCCCTGGTCACCGAAAACCCTTTTGTGTTTTCTCATATTCCAAAGGCAGAGCGAAAACTGCCTCAATTTCTATATGAGAAAGAATTGAATCAACTTTTTTTGGTTTCAGATCAATCAACGGAACTCGGACAGAGAAATCAAGCATTGCTCGAATTGTTGTATGCAACAGGAATTCGTGTCTCAGAATGCATAGGAATTAATTTAGAAGACATTGATTTCTCAGTGGAAGCTGTTTTGATCAGAGGAAAAGGTCGTAAAGAACGCTTTGTCCCATTTGGAAGTTTTGCTCATGAAGCGTTACGCATGTATTTGAATGAAGGTAGACCAATACTGTTAGAAAAAGCTCCCCAGGCATCCAGTGCCCTTTTTTTGAATCATCGAGGAGGAAGGCTCTCTGACAGGTCAGTACGTGAAGTATTAAACAAACTTGTTCAAGAGGCTGCCCTCCATATACATATTAGTCCGCACACATTGAGGCATACGTTTGCAACTCATATGTTAAATGAAGGAGCCGATCTAAGATCCGTTCAGGAATTGCTTGGGCACAAAAACCTTTCGACAACACAAATGTACACTCATGTGACAAAAGATCGGTTGCGCCAGGTCTATCAACATACCCATCCCCGTGCGTAA
- the hslV gene encoding ATP-dependent protease subunit HslV yields MEHAFHATTIFAIHHNGEAAMSGDGQVTFGNAVVMKHTARKVRKLHNGRVLAGFAGSVADAFTLYDLFENSLEEYQGNLQRASVELAKEWRSDKVLRRLEAMLIVMDKSNLFLVSGTGEVIEPDDGILAIGSGGNYALSAGRALKTYAPQLSAEEIAHAALKTAGQICVYTNDQVILETL; encoded by the coding sequence TTGGAACACGCCTTTCATGCAACGACAATTTTTGCGATACACCATAACGGAGAAGCAGCGATGTCCGGTGATGGGCAGGTCACTTTTGGAAATGCAGTCGTCATGAAGCATACGGCAAGAAAAGTGAGAAAGCTTCATAATGGCCGTGTTTTGGCCGGATTTGCCGGATCAGTTGCAGACGCTTTTACGCTGTATGACTTATTTGAGAACAGCTTGGAAGAGTATCAAGGCAATTTGCAACGAGCCAGTGTTGAGCTTGCAAAGGAATGGCGGTCAGACAAAGTGCTTCGCCGTCTTGAAGCGATGCTAATCGTGATGGACAAATCGAATTTGTTTCTAGTTTCAGGTACTGGAGAAGTGATTGAGCCAGATGATGGCATTCTGGCGATTGGATCTGGTGGGAATTATGCACTCTCAGCGGGTAGAGCGTTAAAGACGTATGCGCCACAGTTAAGTGCTGAGGAAATTGCTCATGCAGCGCTAAAAACAGCTGGGCAGATTTGTGTGTACACAAATGATCAAGTGATTCTCGAAACGCTATAA
- the hslU gene encoding ATP-dependent protease ATPase subunit HslU, translated as MQQSLTPRQIVEKLDQFIVGQKHAKKAVAVALRNRYRRSLVEETIREEIVPKNILMIGPTGVGKTEIARRLAKLIGAPFAKVEATKFTEVGYVGRDVESMVRDLVESAVRIVREEKVISVQDKALEQANQRIVDLLIPTKKQQQAYKNPLEMLFGQSASEDDEHDDDQQQEKMDKKQQRQQIEQKLLLGELEDHVITIELEEQQASMFDMLQGTGMEQMGMNMQDALGSMMPKKSKKKKLPVSEARPYLIQEEAQKLIDMDDVIQEAIQRVESMGMIFIDEIDKISGKGGHGGADVSREGVQRDILPIVEGSTVVTKHGPVKTDHILFIAAGAFHMSKPSDLIPELQGRFPIRVELSNLTEDDFYRILIEPDHALLRQYKALIQAEGINVEFSDDAIRKIASIAAKVNQETDNIGARRLHTILEKLLEDVLFEAPEITLETIEITPAYVDEKLSEIVKNRDLSQYIL; from the coding sequence ATGCAACAATCTCTCACTCCAAGACAAATTGTAGAAAAGCTTGATCAATTTATTGTAGGTCAAAAACATGCCAAAAAAGCGGTGGCTGTCGCTTTGCGGAATCGTTATCGAAGGAGTTTAGTGGAAGAGACCATTCGCGAAGAAATTGTCCCGAAAAACATTTTGATGATTGGTCCTACTGGTGTCGGGAAAACAGAAATCGCTCGAAGATTAGCGAAGCTCATCGGTGCACCTTTTGCAAAGGTAGAAGCTACAAAATTCACCGAGGTTGGGTATGTTGGTCGTGATGTTGAATCGATGGTGAGAGATTTAGTTGAAAGTGCGGTTCGCATCGTCCGTGAAGAAAAGGTCATCAGTGTCCAAGACAAAGCGCTTGAGCAAGCAAATCAACGAATTGTTGACCTGCTGATCCCGACAAAAAAGCAACAGCAAGCTTACAAAAATCCGCTTGAGATGCTTTTTGGACAGTCGGCATCTGAAGATGATGAACATGATGATGATCAACAACAGGAAAAAATGGACAAAAAGCAGCAACGTCAACAAATTGAGCAAAAGCTTTTGCTTGGTGAGTTAGAAGATCATGTGATTACAATTGAGCTTGAAGAACAGCAAGCATCAATGTTTGACATGCTTCAAGGAACGGGTATGGAGCAAATGGGCATGAACATGCAAGACGCGCTTGGAAGCATGATGCCTAAGAAATCAAAAAAGAAAAAACTTCCTGTATCTGAGGCAAGACCATATCTTATTCAAGAAGAAGCTCAAAAATTAATCGATATGGACGATGTAATACAAGAAGCGATTCAACGTGTCGAAAGTATGGGAATGATTTTCATTGACGAGATTGACAAAATATCCGGCAAAGGTGGCCATGGTGGTGCAGACGTATCCAGAGAAGGCGTTCAACGAGACATTCTTCCAATCGTAGAAGGATCAACCGTTGTTACGAAGCATGGGCCTGTGAAGACGGACCATATTTTGTTTATTGCGGCAGGTGCTTTTCACATGAGCAAGCCTTCAGATTTAATCCCCGAGCTTCAAGGGCGATTCCCGATTCGTGTTGAACTGTCTAATTTGACGGAGGATGATTTTTATCGCATTCTTATTGAGCCGGATCATGCCCTTCTTCGCCAATACAAGGCATTAATTCAAGCTGAAGGTATAAACGTTGAATTTTCAGACGATGCTATTCGTAAGATCGCTTCGATCGCTGCGAAAGTCAACCAGGAGACAGACAATATCGGTGCAAGACGTTTGCATACCATTTTGGAAAAGCTCCTTGAAGATGTGTTGTTTGAAGCGCCGGAGATCACACTGGAGACAATTGAAATCACGCCAGCCTATGTGGATGAAAAATTGTCAGAAATCGTTAAGAATCGTGATCTGAGTCAATATATTTTATAA
- the codY gene encoding GTP-sensing pleiotropic transcriptional regulator CodY has translation MNLLDKTRGINAMLQKAAGRPVNFRDMAETLQEVIQANIFVVSRRGKLLGYSINTEIENDRMKSIISDRQFPEEYTNRLFNVTETSSNLDVDSEYTAFPIENKELFKNGLTTIVPIIGGGERLGTLILARLSDSFADDDLILAEYGATVVGMEILREKGEEIEEEARSKAVVQMAISSLSYSELEAIEHIFEELNGNEGLLVASKIADRVGITRSVIVNALRKLESAGVIESRSLGMKGTYIKVLNNKFLHELEKLKAN, from the coding sequence ATGAATTTACTAGACAAAACTAGAGGGATTAACGCAATGCTACAAAAGGCTGCTGGTCGGCCGGTAAACTTTCGCGACATGGCGGAGACACTTCAAGAAGTGATTCAAGCAAACATCTTTGTTGTTAGCCGCAGAGGAAAGCTGCTTGGGTATTCTATCAATACGGAAATTGAAAACGATCGAATGAAATCGATCATCAGTGACCGTCAATTTCCTGAAGAGTATACAAATCGTTTGTTTAATGTAACAGAAACGTCTTCCAATCTTGATGTGGATAGCGAATACACAGCTTTCCCGATTGAAAATAAAGAGTTGTTTAAGAATGGTTTAACGACGATCGTTCCTATTATTGGTGGCGGTGAGCGCCTAGGGACACTTATTCTTGCTCGCTTAAGTGATTCGTTTGCAGACGATGATTTAATTTTGGCTGAGTATGGCGCAACAGTTGTTGGCATGGAGATCCTGCGAGAAAAAGGCGAAGAGATTGAAGAAGAAGCGAGAAGCAAAGCGGTTGTTCAAATGGCGATTTCTTCACTATCCTATAGTGAGCTTGAAGCCATTGAACATATTTTCGAAGAATTAAATGGCAATGAAGGCTTACTTGTCGCAAGTAAGATTGCTGACCGTGTAGGTATTACACGTTCGGTCATTGTTAATGCTCTCCGTAAGCTTGAAAGCGCAGGCGTTATAGAATCTCGCTCTCTTGGTATGAAAGGGACATACATTAAAGTCTTGAACAATAAATTCTTACATGAGCTAGAAAAATTAAAAGCAAATTAA
- the flgB gene encoding flagellar basal body rod protein FlgB — MSLLSSNTINQLIKSVEYAQTKQNVIAQNISNATTPGYKEQTVTFKQTLNEHQHRLKANMTNQKHIPFSTQVGSPFIITKSNTMSYNHNGNSVDVDKQMAMMAENQLHYYALVDRLSGKFSSLQSVIRGGQ; from the coding sequence ATGAGTCTTTTGTCGAGCAATACAATTAATCAGCTCATAAAATCAGTAGAATATGCACAGACGAAACAAAACGTTATAGCCCAAAATATCTCTAATGCAACAACACCGGGATATAAAGAACAGACGGTTACGTTTAAACAAACCTTAAATGAACATCAACATAGACTTAAAGCGAACATGACCAACCAAAAACATATTCCTTTCTCTACTCAAGTTGGTTCGCCTTTTATTATAACGAAAAGCAATACGATGTCCTATAATCACAACGGAAATTCGGTTGACGTGGACAAGCAGATGGCTATGATGGCTGAAAATCAACTGCATTATTACGCATTGGTTGATCGCTTGAGTGGAAAGTTTAGTTCATTACAATCGGTCATTCGAGGAGGACAGTAA
- the flgC gene encoding flagellar basal body rod protein FlgC yields the protein MSLFTPLHISASALTTQRLKMDVISSNIANANSTRAQLVDGEWQPYRRKMVAVAPGGGSSFSNMLSSAQRELSGVRVTGIVEDETPFIQQYNPTHPDANELGYVQMPNVDPLKEMVDLMSATRSYEANVTVLNASKGMLMKTLEIGK from the coding sequence ATGTCATTATTTACACCGCTTCATATCAGTGCCTCTGCTCTTACAACACAGAGATTGAAAATGGATGTCATTTCATCAAATATTGCGAATGCAAACTCAACAAGAGCACAGCTAGTAGACGGAGAATGGCAGCCCTACAGAAGGAAAATGGTCGCAGTAGCACCTGGTGGAGGGTCATCGTTTTCAAACATGCTATCTTCAGCTCAAAGGGAGCTTTCTGGTGTTCGAGTCACCGGTATTGTGGAAGATGAAACACCATTCATTCAACAGTATAATCCGACACATCCGGATGCAAATGAGCTCGGCTACGTGCAAATGCCGAATGTTGATCCCTTGAAAGAAATGGTTGATTTAATGAGTGCTACAAGAAGTTATGAAGCAAATGTAACTGTGTTGAACGCATCAAAGGGGATGCTCATGAAGACGTTAGAGATTGGCAAGTAA
- the fliE gene encoding flagellar hook-basal body complex protein FliE, whose protein sequence is MIENLQSLQNINNITGQTTQKVNTPNTMQASFKDSLFNAIDQVNQAQKASDVKTEQLTTGKVDSLHEVMIASEQAGLSLQLTMEIRNKVVSAYQEVMRMQI, encoded by the coding sequence TTGATCGAAAATTTACAAAGTTTACAAAACATAAATAATATTACTGGCCAAACGACACAAAAGGTAAATACGCCAAACACGATGCAAGCCTCTTTTAAAGATTCATTATTTAATGCAATTGACCAAGTGAATCAAGCGCAAAAAGCATCCGACGTAAAAACAGAGCAGCTTACTACTGGAAAGGTAGATTCACTCCACGAGGTCATGATTGCTTCTGAACAGGCCGGTCTCTCGCTTCAGCTAACGATGGAAATTCGCAATAAAGTGGTTAGTGCCTATCAGGAAGTAATGAGGATGCAGATCTAG
- the fliF gene encoding flagellar basal-body MS-ring/collar protein FliF, giving the protein MMNEKLKQYGGRFKAIWSERPLWQKASVIGGVLLLIILLSVMAYRGSNPSMVTLYSNLTPEETGQIKSSLDAKGVPSEISGNGTAIQVPKDRAEALTVELASEGIPESGNIDYGFFGEQMGLGMTENEFQMVKLESMQNELASLMTSIESIEDAKVMITIPESSVWVNETEQPASASIVLNVAPGASMDQASIDGLYHLVSKSVPNLPTENIVIMDQNFARLDMKGNDDQSLVSVSDQLSVKKAIEDDIKNRVQQMLGMLIGYNRVVTTVTADIDFTQENRTENLVVPVNEEDMEGIQLSVERITETFEGEGAGAGGIDGTGATDIPNYAAAGNTGTGDYERIEERINNDVSRIQKNIVESPYQLQNLGIQVLVDPTIPGQAGETLPEAEQAQLQEDITQILTKIIRTSLPETVRQEQESDISENISVAMQPFNGRVDFEGESVPFLPQWAIYVMVGLGLLLLVLLVVLLRRRKQTEEFEEEFVEGQVDNDEELEELVVDEGTVKRRQLEKLASDSPEDFAKLLRSWLSEE; this is encoded by the coding sequence ATGATGAACGAAAAACTGAAACAATACGGGGGTCGCTTTAAAGCCATTTGGAGTGAACGACCTCTTTGGCAAAAAGCAAGTGTGATTGGCGGAGTTCTCCTTCTAATCATTCTGCTTTCGGTCATGGCATACCGTGGGTCAAACCCATCGATGGTTACACTTTACAGTAACTTGACCCCTGAGGAGACGGGGCAAATCAAGTCAAGCCTTGATGCAAAAGGTGTACCATCTGAAATATCGGGCAACGGAACAGCCATACAAGTTCCTAAAGATCGTGCTGAAGCCCTTACAGTTGAATTGGCGTCAGAAGGTATTCCGGAAAGCGGAAACATTGATTATGGATTTTTTGGGGAACAGATGGGCCTAGGAATGACTGAAAACGAATTCCAGATGGTGAAGTTGGAATCAATGCAGAATGAACTTGCTTCACTCATGACATCCATAGAGAGCATTGAAGATGCAAAGGTAATGATTACGATTCCAGAGTCTTCTGTGTGGGTGAATGAAACAGAACAGCCAGCGTCAGCATCCATTGTACTCAACGTCGCACCAGGTGCATCAATGGACCAAGCATCCATTGATGGATTGTATCACCTCGTCTCAAAAAGCGTTCCGAATTTGCCAACTGAAAACATTGTCATTATGGATCAGAACTTTGCTCGTTTAGATATGAAAGGGAATGATGACCAGTCTCTTGTGTCCGTCTCCGATCAGCTAAGTGTGAAAAAGGCTATTGAGGATGACATTAAAAACAGAGTTCAGCAGATGTTGGGAATGCTCATCGGATACAACCGAGTCGTGACTACGGTGACCGCTGACATTGATTTCACGCAAGAAAATCGCACTGAAAACCTTGTCGTACCGGTGAACGAAGAAGATATGGAAGGAATCCAGCTTTCTGTTGAACGGATTACCGAAACCTTTGAAGGTGAAGGGGCGGGTGCAGGTGGCATTGATGGTACTGGAGCAACAGATATACCGAATTATGCAGCTGCTGGAAATACAGGAACGGGCGATTATGAACGAATTGAAGAACGTATCAATAACGACGTGTCGAGAATTCAGAAGAACATCGTTGAAAGTCCTTACCAGTTGCAAAATTTAGGCATTCAAGTCCTTGTCGATCCAACCATTCCAGGACAAGCAGGAGAGACACTCCCAGAAGCTGAGCAAGCCCAACTACAGGAAGACATTACTCAGATTCTTACAAAAATAATTCGTACTTCATTGCCAGAAACTGTCCGTCAAGAGCAGGAAAGTGACATTTCTGAGAATATTTCGGTTGCCATGCAGCCCTTTAACGGCCGTGTTGACTTTGAAGGGGAATCAGTTCCCTTCCTTCCGCAATGGGCAATTTACGTCATGGTTGGTTTAGGCTTGCTCTTACTAGTCTTGTTGGTTGTCCTCTTAAGGCGCAGAAAGCAAACAGAAGAGTTTGAGGAAGAGTTCGTTGAGGGGCAAGTTGACAACGATGAAGAACTTGAAGAGCTTGTTGTTGATGAAGGAACAGTAAAACGACGACAGCTTGAGAAGCTAGCCAGTGACAGTCCAGAAGATTTTGCTAAGCTATTAAGATCATGGTTATCAGAAGAGTAA